From a single Miscanthus floridulus cultivar M001 chromosome 8, ASM1932011v1, whole genome shotgun sequence genomic region:
- the LOC136477341 gene encoding uncharacterized protein At2g27730, mitochondrial-like has protein sequence MGAVVRVTAQPAWAAVARRMEGVGGGARVSRYFSDKATGRVLSEEERAAENVYIQKMEREKLEKLRRKEDKAKAEAAKRAAAAKGDNKKGEEAHPS, from the exons ATGGGGGCCGTGGTGAGGGTTACTGCTCAGCCAGCGTGGGCAGCCGTGGCGAGGAGGATGGAGGGCGTGGGCGGCGGCGCCCGCGTGTCCCGCTACTTCAGCGACAAGGCCACCGGCAGGGTGCTCAGCGAGGAGGAGCGCGCCGCGGAGAACGTCTACATACAG AAGATGGAGCGGGAGAAGCTGGAGAAACTGAGGAGGAAGGAGGACAAGGCCAAGGCCGAGGCGGCCAAGAGGGCCGCCGCCGCTAAAGGCGACAACAAG AAGGGTGAGGAGGCTCATCCGAGCTGA
- the LOC136473656 gene encoding uncharacterized protein translates to MPPLDVGSLVLHDDGGAELEASCGCETAPSYSDCDPYAPAESLRLRIGEDIDWSDVVGAVAVLERDDSTKGAAANPKSCAARRSAATAARSSLSAPPAPRAVAVVIGGLPAARDHGGRRRSPCRLQLQLGDRARVFASGEAAAGRHQAEPGSPKVSCLGGVRSQPRTAAEGITSGGGGRRWWAWLVGDVMFCCCCWKGRRDRRPRASEAE, encoded by the coding sequence ATGCCACCGCTCGACGTCGGCTCCCTCGTCTTGCACGACGATGGCGGCGCGGAGCTGGAGGCGTCATGCGGCTGCGAAACCGCGCCGTCATACTCCGACTGCGACCCGTACGCCCCCGCGGAGTCTCTCCGGCTGCGGATCGGCGAGGACATCGACTGGAGCGACGTCGTCGGCGCCGTGGCGGTGCTGGAGCGGGACGACTCCACCAAGGGCGCCGCCGCCAACCCCAAGTCGTGCGCCGCGCGCAGGAGCGCCGCGACGGCCGCGAGGAGCTCGCTGTCCGCCCCACCGGCGCCGAGGGCGGTGGCCGTGGTCATCGGCGGCCTGCCGGCCGCGCGCGACCATGGCGGCAGGCGCCGATCCCCGTGCCGGCTTCAGCTTCAGCTTGGCGATCGCGCGAGGGTATTCGCGTCCGGGGAGGCCGCGGCGGGTCGTCATCAGGCGGAGCCTGGGTCGCCCAAGGTGTCCTGCCTCGGAGGCGTCCGGTCGCAGCCGAGGACCGCGGCTGAGGGCATCACTAGTGGTGGCGGTGGGCGCCGGTGGTGGGCGTGGCTGGTGGGCGACGTCatgttctgctgctgctgctggaaggGTCGCCGCGACAGGAGGCCGAGGGCGAGCGAAGCCGAGTAG